The following is a genomic window from Candidatus Poribacteria bacterium.
CATTGAACCAAGGGGGCTAGCAACCAGCCATTCTTTCTCCCATGTTCCATAAAGAAAGAAGAGTCCGAGCGGTATGATCGTTGTTGTAATACCTAACAGAACAAGGGCAATCACCCACGTGTAGGCACTGGGGACTCGGTCCGCCAAAAAGGTTCTTCTTATCAATGAGGCACTCAACACATAACTAAAAGTATACAGCCCCAGAACGGCTAGCCCTCCGATACCTTCTTCCATATCACTTCCAGTGTTCATCAGCGGAAATGCACTCAACCACCCTACCATACATAATAAGGTCAAGGCGATTATCAAAGAAGACCATGCCACACCGCCGGCAGCACCGCTATAAAAGAGAAATGCCAGCGGGCGGAGCAACGGTCTGCGCGGAATAGTTCGGCGAATACGCCAACCCAAATGCTCCCTTTCGCTAATAGCAATAAACAGACCGATAGAATGGAGAAGGATATGAGAACCTGCCCACACCGCGATTGGGACAAAGTTACCAACCCCTATACTCCAGATTGCTGCGCCGATTCCAGTCAAGAGCCACACCGCGGTGATGAAGATGCGCACGGGCAATGCCCGATTGGTGGATACAGGACTTATCAGCGCGATCGATAGTAAGGCAAAAATGCCAATAAGTGCCAGTCCACTGCCTAGCACACCCAAGGCACCTCTCCAGAATTTCCAAGAATCGAGTTGGCTTCCGATGCCGGACCGCAGAAGGAAAAAAGAAAACAAAGTGATAAGCTGAAAAACAGCAAGAATAAGAACTAGCCAACCCACGCCAAGAATTACCTTGAAGACCCGATTGGCAGGGAAACATCCGATGAGAATCGCACCCTGGAGGCTCACTGCTACCACGATGAAATCAAGAGCGAGAAGAACGAAAATCGATGGTAAGTCAATCCCCCGCAATAGGTAGGTGAAAGCCATAAATGGCATACAGGCGCTATAAAGCAGGACAGTAAGGACGAACCCTGCGAGGAATTTACCCCAGATGATAGAACGTGGTCGGAGGGTTGTGATGAACAGGAGGTCTACGTCAGCATCCGCTCGTTCGGTTGCCAACCGGAGGCCGGTATAGGCGGGTACAAATAGTAGACATGTTCCAAACAGAATCACTAGCAAAACCTGAAAGATGTTTCGCCCTGCATCGAAAGAGACAGAAATTGATTCGTCTATTATCAAGAATATCCCCATGGCCAGCAGTTGGAGACAGAGAAAACAGATTAATACCACGATTAGGAACTTGCCCTGAACCGCTTGCCGCAGCTCTTTTACAACGATGGGATTGAGCCGGTCAGTCATTTTTTCAATGATGCCACGAATCGATTTCATTGTACCTCCCCCTTAGTTACATTCATGAACACCGATTCCAGATCACCCCCTTGCTGCTTGAATTCTATAATACGGTATCCATCTCGGATGAGGTTTGCTAGCAGGTCACTGCACGTTTCTTCGGAACCGGTGATCCTCGCCTCTATCTCGTTTCCTAATTGGTTGACCGCTGTAACATTCGGCATCAACAACAATGACCTATACAGGTCGTCTTGTCGGTCAAGCGGTCGAATCAGAACGATATGCTGTTCGACATCCGATTTGATAATCTCTTGCAACGTTCCGGCAGCGATGATCCGTCCCTGTTCGATAATCACAGCACCATCGCAGATTTCCGAGAGTTCGGTAAGGATGTGTGAGCTAATCAGGATGGCTTTCCTTTGTCCTGACAGAATTCTCAGCAGTTCCCGCAGTTCGACTCGCCCCCGTGGATCGAGTCCTGCTGCAGGCTCATCCATCACCAACACCGGTGGGTCATGAATGAGGGCTCGCGCAAGGCTAACTCGCTGCTTCATACCCTTTGAGAGCGTGTACAAGTTTTTTTCTCGAATACCCGTGAGGTTAGTAAATTCTTCGATGTTTTCGATGACTTGCCGGCGTTGCATTGCCATCAAGCCGTAAGCGCGAGCAAAGAAGTCGAGGTATTCGTGCACAGATATATCCCGGTGCATCGGAAGGGCATCGGGCACATATCCAATTAGCCTACGTGCCTGCTCTGGCATCTCTACGACCGAGACACCATCAATTTTAGCATCGCCGCTTGTCGGTTCATCAAGCGTTGCCAAGATTCTCATGGTCGTCGTTTTGCCCGCGCCGTTGGGCCCAACAAAGCCAATGATCTGCCCTGACGAAAAGCTATAGGAGATGTCATCAACCGCTCGCGTCGCGCCGAAATCTTTTCTGAGGTTAGTGATATTGACTTGCATGTATATGATGTATCGGATTTATTCGCTCCCCGTATTTGGTAGGCGCTGTTTCCAACTGCGCCGATGCGGTGCGGTTAAAAACCGCACCTACCGTGGTGATAGCCCGGATTTTTCCATCTCCGGTAGTCGATGTTTCCTAACCTCGCCGATTTGCAGTGTCCAATTAATTCTAAAATCTATCATAGTTGGTGTGTGAACCGTCACCGAGGAAAATACCGATTGAGTTAGTAGGGAACGCAGATCTGCGTTCCCTACGTTTGCCGTAAACGACAGAACTATATTGCTTTTCTGTCGCGTTCTGCAGCCCTTCCTCGATAAACGGAGAGGTGTCCAAGGCGGCGATATAGCAGCCGGGACGCAGATATTTCTCAGGGTTGATTTTGAGATGTTCGATATTTTCTATCCAATTATCAGAGGCAAAGATGGCGCGTAAGTTGAGTGATCTCTCGCCGTAGATTCTAAGTGATCCCCCAACCCTGTCAGTTTTTATATTGTACGAATGCCTCAAAAGCTGATCCGTTATCTCCCACTGTCGTTCGCGATCTTGAACGGAAACAGTGACATTATCGGAAAGCAACATACCATGCCATCTCATTTCATCTCTTAACATCGGTGAGAAGTTCCCTCGATCCAGCTCCTGATTGATAGTCGGGTCCCAAAACTCAAGCTGAAATATCTCAGTAGACCGGCTCAGGTTGTCAATATGCAGGTCCGGTTGCAATACCAGTTCTGCTGCTAACCCCGCAGGAATATTTGTCGCAGCATAGATGGTGCCGTCCCGATCCTTCAACCAGAACTGGCTTATATCGGCACCCAGTCCATTGACCATACTGAGGCGAGCGTCTGTCCCCCTCCTGACTGTTACACGTTCACGCCGTATTTCACTCTTGCGAATCATAAAATGTGTTGGAACACGGGCGGCTATCCAGCCACTTGCCAAGTACTGATCCCGTGTCCAGTCGATTGTAAGCACTTTATTCGTATTCCTAGCGGAGATTTGGGGCGTTAGCTCCGTCTCATAGCCGAAGTGTAATCCTTCACCTGGGGTCAGAGCTGAATAAAAGGCGGTCCAGCCAATGGTCGTGGCACGGTGAACCCTTTCGTCGAGAATCGTTAATCCTTCTGTACGAACTACTCGTTTCCACCCTTCGGCGAAGGTTGCATAGGCAAAAACAGCGAGACAGGTCATTAATGAGATGACTGGAGTTGTCCAAAGCAGCCAGATACGCCGTCTTTTGCGAGACAGCACAATCAGGTTTACGGGTCCAATTGCCACGGCAAAAAAGAGCATCAGCAAAAACAAGCCGCGCACAGGAATCCCCAGCTTGTTTACCACCGGAAAGATGCGGTTGGCTTCTGCAATCGAATTACTCCAGTGCCAAGGGGCTGCGGTCTTCAGCCATGACTCCACAACCCATCTCCACTGGTTTTGATTTAAACTTTTTGTGTCCGTCTCAGGGCTCACGATACACTGACCAAAGCCAACTTCGTAGACCGCAATCCCCGCAGCACCGGTGGGAGGTTCAGGTTGCAGTGATTCCTTCAATCCCCATTTTTCAGGGAGCTCTCGTTCTCCCAACACCAATAGGGCACCGCCGCACTCTACGTAGTGCCATAGCGCAGCTTGAACATCGGGAGGCATCTGCCGGCTATCCTCGTCCGTGACGATAACACCATCATAGCGCGAGAAACCGAGCCAATTTGTGTTCCACTCCGAGACGGGCAGCCCCAGATCAATCGTTTCATAAGAGGCGGTGGCACCTCCGCCTCCCGGACGCACAGGGCCACCACTTGGCAGGGATACACTGCCTGCAGGAGAAGGACTGAGTAGTTTATTAGCGTGGGTGTGTAAAGCTGTGGCATCTATATTTCGACTAATCAAAATCCGGAGTGATAGCGGATAACTTTTTGTACGCGTTCCCCGTCTTGGTGGTGCACCGACACCGACGGAAACATGCCTTCTCCCCAATTCTCCCCGACCGTGTTGGCCCCCGGATAACGACACTTCCTCCTTCTGCACCATACCGTCAATAGCGACCCCTAATTTGCTGCCGTATGCCATCGGCACAGGTGGCTGAAGCAAAGAGACGTGGATCGTGACAGTGGGACCGACAACAACCGAGCGGGTAATTTCTCGAATTCGACTTCCAGAAACGCCGAAGGTCTCTTTCGGCAAAATCAGGGTCACTTGGTGGGCTGCGTCAGGTGAACGGTTTGATACGGCGATTCTGTATTCTGCATATCCGTGGAAAGTTTCGCCGCTTGGTTGGAGTTCAGGCGTGACAGTTATGTCGTCAAAATCTGTCTGTGCAAGGGCATCGGACACGTTGCAGCACAACCACACAGCAAGAAAAAAAGAGATGACATGCGGTGCAGAGTACCTCATTGTTGATTACCTCATGTTAAGCGGGTTATAAATGCCCTTCATACAGACCTTCGCGGCTCACCGCATAATCGGATAATGGCGGGCAATCAGATTCAACAGACATCGTAAATTCGTCAGCTAATTGATCTGCCAAGATTTCAAATTCATCATCAGATAGCTGTGGATTGTTATTCATTTTAATCTCCGTAAAATAAACTTACGCTGAACGAATCTCAAGGTCATCGGGCAGATTGAGGTCAGTTTCGTCAAGAGTTGTAAGGAGGCTATCCACAATCGTAAAGGTATCCACGCCGTCAAAACGGGCTTGATAGTTCAGAATCACACGATGGTTCAGCACAGCTGAAGCGACTGCTTTTACATCCTCGAATCCGACAGTCGGACGGCCGGAGAGCAGTGCAGATGCCCGCGATGCTTCCGCCATCGCAATCGCCGCCCGTGGTGAGGCGGCGTATGTGACATATTTTTTTATCTCTTCAGTGGTTTCAGGCGTGTTCGGATGGGTAGCAGCCGTCAGACGTGAAATGTAACGTGAAACTGGCTTGGGCAGGAAAATCCTATCCATCACATCAAACAGTTGGCGTAGTCGTTCAGCACCCATTGTCCATGTTGGGGCAGGTGGTTCACCGCGTCGGCGGGTTGAGATGATATCATCAAGGACATCTACATCAGCATGGGGAACGATTAGTTTGAATAGGAATCGATCCAACTGCGCCTCTGGAAGCGGATATGTTCCCTCTAATTCAATAGGGTTCTGAGAAGCAAGGACGAAAAAGGGACTGGGAAGGATACGGGTATTGCCAAGCAGGGTGACGGAACGCTCTTGCATCGCCTCAAGCAAG
Proteins encoded in this region:
- a CDS encoding ABC transporter ATP-binding protein: MQVNITNLRKDFGATRAVDDISYSFSSGQIIGFVGPNGAGKTTTMRILATLDEPTSGDAKIDGVSVVEMPEQARRLIGYVPDALPMHRDISVHEYLDFFARAYGLMAMQRRQVIENIEEFTNLTGIREKNLYTLSKGMKQRVSLARALIHDPPVLVMDEPAAGLDPRGRVELRELLRILSGQRKAILISSHILTELSEICDGAVIIEQGRIIAAGTLQEIIKSDVEQHIVLIRPLDRQDDLYRSLLLMPNVTAVNQLGNEIEARITGSEETCSDLLANLIRDGYRIIEFKQQGGDLESVFMNVTKGEVQ
- a CDS encoding AAA family ATPase; the protein is MPDSKQSENLLQPEELNPAVELTEKVLAELDHVLLGRSALHRLVLIGILSQGHILLEGVPGVGKTALVKALGQLLSLDFNRVQFTPDLMPGDIVGTHILQQTPEGQREMSFQAGPVFTNILLADEINRASPKTQSALLEAMQERSVTLLGNTRILPSPFFVLASQNPIELEGTYPLPEAQLDRFLFKLIVPHADVDVLDDIISTRRRGEPPAPTWTMGAERLRQLFDVMDRIFLPKPVSRYISRLTAATHPNTPETTEEIKKYVTYAASPRAAIAMAEASRASALLSGRPTVGFEDVKAVASAVLNHRVILNYQARFDGVDTFTIVDSLLTTLDETDLNLPDDLEIRSA